In Micromonospora sp. WMMA1363, a genomic segment contains:
- the hrpA gene encoding ATP-dependent RNA helicase HrpA: MQNEAASAAPDPTRELYRRLRPLMFRDQRRLQRRLDGIRRLRDPQRRESALTEIAADVARAEARLASRKAAVPTITYPAVLPVSERREDIAAAIRDHQVVIVAGETGSGKTTQLPKICLELGRGVNGLIGHTQPRRLAARTVADRIAEELGTALGDVVGYKVRFTDQVSDRSLVKLMTDGILLAELQNDRMLRQYDTIIVDEAHERSLNIDFILGYLKQLLPRRPDLKVVITSATIETDRFAKHFADAEGNPAPVVEVSGRTYPVQVRYRPLVEVTESEAADETDEENVRDQIQAIGDAVEELAAEGPGDVLVFLSGEREIRDTAEALGKLVQQKRGLQGTEILPLYARLSTAEQHRVFAPHAGRRVVLATNVAETSLTVPGIAYVVDPGTARISRYSNRLKVQRLPIEPVSQASANQRTGRCGRTSDGICIRLYDEPDFLSRPEFTDPEILRTNLASVILQMTAIGLGDIAAFPFIDPPDRRTVTDGVHLLHELGALDPSETDPAKRLTPLGRRLAQLPVDPRLARMVLEGEHNGCATEVVVIAAALSIQDPRERPADKQAQADQAHARFADKESDFAAYLNLWRFLREQQRTLSSSAFRRMCKAEYLNYLRVREWQDIVSQLRQVLRTREAGDGRRGPAETAPDSGGPRGAGGDLPEEVDVPKVHQSLLAGLLSHVGLKDPQKHEYLGARGAKFGLFPGSALFRKPPRWVMAAELVETTRLWGRVNGRIEPEWVEPLAQHLVKRSYSEPHWEKRQAAVMAYEKVTLYGIPIVTSRKVNFGRIDPALSRELFIRHALVEGDWQTHHQFWTGNQRLLADVAELENRARRRDILVDDETIFQFYDERIPADVVSGRHFDAWWKKERRQRPDLLTFTRELLVNAGRGAVDGTDYPDEWRADGVSLPLTYAFDPGTPTDGVTVDIPLPLLNQVPAESFDWQVPGLREDLVVALIRSLPKAIRRNFVPVPDYARAALAAMPAGEEPLLDALTRQLRRMTGVTVPRDAWDVAKLPPHLRVTFRVLGDDDKPVAEGKDLPALQHRLTAEVRQVVAAAAPDVARTGLREWTIGALSRTIEQVRAGYAVTAYPALVDEGATVGVKVFDSPAEQEAAHWAGTRRLLRLTGASPAKFLQGRLSNEAKLALSRNPHGGVPALIEDAAGAAIDRLVAEAGGPAWDAEGFAALRESVRAGLVDTVVEVMDRVRKVLSAAYAIEQRLGATRNLAVVAALADVRGQLTGLVHAGFITETGYARLPDLLRYLTAIERRLDRLPGNPARDKQQQDRIAVVRKEYDDLLAALPPAKRRSPAVRQIRWMVEELRVNVFAQALGTPYPVSEQRIYRAMDDAEAG, encoded by the coding sequence ATGCAGAACGAAGCCGCCTCCGCCGCACCCGATCCCACTCGCGAGCTGTACCGCCGCCTACGGCCGCTGATGTTCCGCGACCAGCGCCGCCTCCAGCGGCGGTTGGACGGCATCCGGAGACTGCGCGACCCGCAGCGCCGGGAGTCGGCGCTGACCGAGATCGCCGCGGACGTGGCCCGGGCCGAGGCGCGGCTGGCGAGCCGGAAGGCAGCCGTACCGACGATCACCTACCCGGCTGTCCTGCCGGTCAGCGAACGTCGGGAGGACATCGCCGCGGCCATCCGCGACCACCAGGTGGTGATCGTCGCCGGCGAGACCGGCTCCGGCAAGACCACCCAGCTACCCAAGATCTGCCTGGAGCTGGGCCGCGGCGTCAACGGCCTGATCGGGCACACCCAGCCCCGCCGGCTGGCCGCGCGGACCGTCGCCGACCGGATCGCCGAGGAGCTGGGCACCGCGCTGGGCGACGTGGTCGGCTACAAGGTGCGCTTCACCGACCAGGTGAGCGACCGGAGCCTGGTCAAGCTGATGACCGACGGCATTCTGCTCGCCGAGTTGCAGAACGACCGGATGCTGCGCCAGTACGACACGATCATCGTCGACGAGGCGCACGAGCGCAGCCTCAACATCGACTTCATCCTCGGCTACCTCAAGCAGCTCCTGCCCCGCCGCCCCGACCTCAAGGTCGTCATCACCTCGGCGACCATCGAGACCGACCGGTTCGCGAAGCACTTCGCCGACGCCGAGGGCAACCCCGCCCCGGTCGTCGAGGTGTCCGGCCGGACCTACCCGGTGCAGGTACGGTACCGGCCGCTGGTCGAGGTGACCGAGTCCGAGGCAGCGGACGAGACGGACGAGGAGAACGTCCGCGACCAGATCCAGGCGATCGGCGACGCGGTGGAGGAACTGGCCGCCGAGGGGCCCGGCGACGTCCTGGTCTTCCTCTCCGGCGAGCGGGAGATCCGGGACACCGCCGAGGCGCTCGGCAAGCTGGTGCAGCAGAAGCGCGGCCTGCAGGGCACCGAGATCCTCCCGCTGTACGCCCGGCTCTCCACCGCCGAGCAGCACCGCGTCTTCGCCCCGCACGCCGGGCGCCGGGTGGTGCTCGCCACCAACGTCGCGGAGACCTCGCTCACCGTGCCGGGGATCGCGTACGTGGTGGACCCCGGCACCGCTCGCATCTCCCGCTACTCGAACCGACTCAAGGTGCAGCGGCTGCCCATCGAGCCGGTCTCCCAGGCGTCGGCCAACCAGCGCACGGGACGCTGCGGGCGCACCTCGGACGGCATCTGTATCCGGCTCTACGACGAGCCGGACTTCCTGTCCCGGCCGGAGTTCACCGACCCGGAGATCCTGCGTACCAACCTCGCGTCGGTCATCCTCCAGATGACCGCGATCGGGCTCGGGGACATCGCCGCGTTCCCGTTCATCGACCCGCCCGACCGGCGCACCGTCACCGACGGCGTGCACCTGTTGCACGAGTTGGGTGCCCTGGACCCGAGCGAGACCGATCCGGCGAAGCGGCTGACCCCGCTCGGCCGGCGGCTGGCCCAGCTACCGGTGGACCCGCGGCTGGCCCGGATGGTGCTCGAAGGCGAGCACAACGGGTGCGCCACCGAGGTGGTCGTGATCGCGGCGGCGCTGTCGATCCAGGATCCGCGCGAGCGGCCCGCCGACAAGCAGGCCCAGGCCGACCAGGCGCATGCCCGCTTCGCCGACAAGGAGTCGGACTTCGCCGCCTACCTCAACCTGTGGCGGTTTCTGCGGGAGCAGCAGCGCACCCTGTCGTCGAGCGCGTTCCGGCGGATGTGCAAGGCCGAGTACCTGAACTACCTGCGCGTTCGCGAGTGGCAGGACATCGTGAGTCAACTCCGCCAGGTGCTACGCACCCGGGAGGCGGGCGACGGCCGGCGTGGGCCGGCGGAGACCGCGCCGGACAGCGGCGGTCCGCGCGGCGCCGGCGGAGACCTGCCGGAGGAGGTCGACGTCCCGAAGGTGCACCAGTCCCTGCTGGCCGGGCTGCTGTCCCACGTCGGGCTGAAGGACCCGCAGAAGCACGAGTACCTGGGGGCGCGGGGGGCCAAGTTCGGGCTCTTTCCCGGGTCGGCGCTGTTCAGGAAGCCGCCGCGCTGGGTGATGGCCGCCGAGCTGGTGGAGACCACCCGGCTCTGGGGGCGGGTCAACGGCCGGATCGAGCCGGAGTGGGTCGAGCCACTCGCCCAGCACCTGGTGAAGCGCAGCTACAGCGAGCCGCACTGGGAGAAGCGGCAGGCGGCGGTCATGGCATACGAGAAGGTGACGCTCTACGGCATCCCGATCGTCACCTCTCGCAAGGTCAACTTCGGTCGGATCGATCCGGCGTTGAGCCGGGAGCTGTTCATCCGGCACGCCCTGGTCGAGGGCGACTGGCAGACCCACCACCAGTTCTGGACAGGCAACCAGCGGCTGCTCGCCGACGTCGCGGAGCTGGAGAACCGGGCACGGCGGCGGGACATCCTGGTCGACGACGAGACGATCTTCCAGTTCTACGACGAGCGGATCCCGGCCGACGTGGTCTCCGGGCGACACTTCGACGCGTGGTGGAAGAAGGAACGCCGGCAACGGCCTGACCTGCTGACCTTCACCCGCGAGCTGCTGGTCAACGCCGGCCGGGGAGCGGTGGACGGGACCGACTACCCGGACGAGTGGCGGGCCGACGGGGTGAGTCTGCCGCTGACCTACGCGTTCGACCCGGGGACACCCACCGACGGCGTGACGGTGGACATTCCACTGCCACTGCTCAACCAGGTGCCGGCGGAGAGCTTCGACTGGCAGGTGCCGGGACTGCGGGAGGATCTCGTCGTCGCGCTCATCCGCTCGCTGCCCAAGGCGATCCGGCGCAACTTCGTGCCGGTGCCGGACTACGCGCGGGCCGCGCTCGCGGCGATGCCCGCCGGCGAGGAGCCGTTGCTGGACGCGCTCACCCGGCAGCTGCGCCGGATGACCGGGGTGACCGTACCCCGGGACGCCTGGGACGTCGCGAAGCTGCCGCCGCACCTGCGGGTCACCTTCCGGGTGCTCGGCGACGACGACAAGCCGGTCGCCGAGGGCAAGGACCTGCCGGCCCTGCAACACCGCCTCACGGCGGAGGTACGCCAGGTGGTGGCCGCCGCCGCCCCGGACGTGGCACGCACCGGGCTGCGGGAGTGGACCATCGGCGCCCTCTCCCGCACCATCGAGCAGGTGCGTGCCGGGTACGCGGTGACCGCGTACCCGGCGCTGGTGGACGAGGGCGCCACCGTCGGGGTGAAGGTGTTCGACTCCCCCGCCGAACAGGAGGCCGCCCACTGGGCGGGCACCCGCCGGCTGCTCCGGCTCACCGGGGCGTCCCCGGCGAAGTTCCTGCAGGGGCGGCTGAGCAACGAGGCGAAGCTGGCGCTCAGCCGCAACCCGCACGGCGGGGTGCCGGCGCTGATCGAGGACGCTGCCGGCGCCGCCATCGACCGGCTCGTCGCCGAGGCGGGTGGCCCGGCCTGGGACGCCGAGGGCTTCGCGGCACTGCGGGAAAGCGTCCGCGCCGGGCTGGTGGACACCGTCGTCGAGGTGATGGACCGGGTCCGAAAGGTGCTCTCCGCCGCGTACGCCATCGAGCAGCGGCTGGGCGCGACCCGGAATCTCGCGGTGGTGGCCGCCCTGGCCGACGTCCGGGGGCAGCTCACCGGGCTCGTGCACGCCGGCTTCATCACCGAGACCGGCTACGCCCGCCTACCCGACCTGCTGCGCTACCTGACCGCGATCGAGCGTCGGCTGGACCGGCTGCCCGGCAATCCCGCCCGGGACAAGCAGCAGCAGGATCGGATCGCCGTCGTGCGCAAGGAGTACGACGACCTGTTGGCCGCCCTGCCGCCGGCGAAGCGGCGGTCGCCGGCCGTCCGGCAGATTCGCTGGATGGTCGAGGAGCTACGGGTGAACGTCTTCGCCCAGGCGCTCGGCACCCCCTACCCGGTGAGCGAACAGCGCATCTACCGGGCGATGGACGATGCCGAGGCGGGCTGA
- a CDS encoding type 1 glutamine amidotransferase domain-containing protein — MSKVLFVVTGAEYWELADGTKHPTGVWAEEVVVPHETFTSAGHEVVVATPGGVVPQVDKRSLLPEYTGGQEGAARMVEAVAGVEELRKPIRLEDVDLDDYAAVYYPGGHGPMEDLAVDQNSGRLLVTAMRTDKPLGIVCHGPAAMLAAVTEGGVNVFAGRRVTGFTNVEEAQAGFGDKARWLLQDRLVELGAQFQEGTAWAPNVVVDGNLVTGQNPASSAQAAVELLRKLA, encoded by the coding sequence ATGTCCAAGGTTCTCTTCGTGGTGACCGGCGCCGAGTACTGGGAGCTGGCCGACGGCACCAAGCACCCCACCGGTGTGTGGGCCGAGGAGGTTGTGGTCCCCCACGAGACGTTCACCAGTGCGGGTCACGAGGTCGTCGTCGCCACCCCGGGCGGCGTCGTCCCGCAGGTGGACAAGCGCAGCCTGCTGCCCGAGTACACCGGCGGGCAGGAGGGGGCGGCCCGGATGGTCGAGGCTGTCGCCGGCGTCGAGGAGCTTCGCAAGCCGATCCGGCTGGAGGATGTCGACCTCGACGACTACGCGGCCGTCTACTACCCGGGTGGCCACGGGCCGATGGAGGACCTGGCGGTCGACCAGAACTCGGGCCGGCTGCTCGTGACCGCCATGCGGACGGACAAGCCGCTCGGCATCGTCTGCCACGGCCCGGCGGCGATGCTCGCCGCGGTGACCGAGGGCGGCGTCAACGTGTTCGCCGGGCGCCGGGTCACCGGTTTCACCAACGTGGAAGAGGCCCAGGCCGGCTTCGGCGACAAGGCCAGATGGTTGCTCCAGGACCGCCTGGTCGAACTCGGTGCGCAGTTCCAGGAGGGCACGGCGTGGGCGCCGAACGTGGTCGTCGACGGCAACCTGGTCACCGGGCAGAACCCGGCCTCCTCCGCGCAGGCCGCCGTGGAGTTGCTGCGTAAACTGGCCTGA
- a CDS encoding TetR/AcrR family transcriptional regulator: MSNDRLSDVLDATYTCLTRYGVRRTTMDDIAAAMGVSRSAVYQYVRSKDDAFRQLAGRLHTRALARAREAAGQDVPYAVRIRGVLAAKLELSLQLIGDSPHTAELMDSKARLFGEICTEFTNELRTLLADLFAEAGAADAAEAAEICIALVSGLETAPDSRHLLERAADALVPGLLR; this comes from the coding sequence ATGTCCAACGACCGGCTCTCCGACGTCCTCGACGCCACCTACACCTGCCTGACCAGGTACGGCGTGCGGCGGACGACGATGGACGACATCGCCGCCGCGATGGGCGTGTCCCGGTCGGCTGTCTACCAGTACGTCCGCAGCAAGGACGACGCGTTCCGGCAACTCGCCGGGCGCCTGCACACCCGGGCGTTGGCCCGCGCCCGGGAGGCTGCCGGCCAGGACGTCCCCTATGCCGTGCGCATTCGGGGTGTCCTGGCCGCCAAGCTCGAGCTGTCACTCCAACTGATCGGCGACTCGCCGCACACCGCCGAGCTCATGGACAGCAAGGCCCGTCTGTTCGGTGAGATCTGCACCGAATTCACCAACGAACTGCGGACGCTGCTCGCAGACCTGTTCGCCGAGGCCGGTGCAGCGGATGCGGCCGAGGCGGCCGAGATCTGCATCGCCCTGGTATCCGGCCTGGAAACGGCGCCCGACAGCCGGCACCTGCTGGAACGCGCCGCTGACGCGCTCGTCCCCGGCCTGCTGCGCTGA
- a CDS encoding MFS transporter: MTTTVPPAPAAGVGVAQPVRRRFGLPAGAALLFLASIIVSFLAASSAPTPLYDVYASSWGFSALTTTIVFGGYALAVLAALLVFGRVSDHLGRRPVLLAALAGQAVAMLIFATAGGVAALLTARIVQGLSAGAALGAVGAGMVDIDRARGATANAVAPAAGTATGALASALTVQYLPAPTQLVYYLLLALFVLQAGGVVLLAETARPTPGALASLVPHLALPRRLRRPVAIVTPALLAVWAFAGFHGSLGPALTKSLVRSTSAGYGGLSLFLFMAVAAASVFLLRAVPARTVLHVSLLALIAAVGVSLVSIGTGAVAGFLLGSAVAGVGFGGGLNGSVRLVVPLAGPHERAGILSLLYAVSYLGMGVPVVVGGLLVEHGGGLLATSLGYGIAVIVLAAAALAGLVAAPARPAPARCGVAPGATHRSRSMSG, encoded by the coding sequence ATGACCACGACCGTTCCACCCGCACCGGCTGCCGGCGTCGGCGTAGCCCAACCGGTGCGGCGCCGGTTCGGGTTGCCAGCGGGCGCGGCGCTCCTCTTCCTCGCCTCGATCATCGTGTCGTTCCTGGCGGCCTCCAGCGCGCCGACACCGCTGTACGACGTCTACGCGTCCAGTTGGGGCTTCTCCGCGTTGACCACGACGATCGTCTTCGGCGGGTACGCCTTGGCCGTCCTGGCGGCGCTGCTCGTCTTCGGCCGAGTCTCCGACCATCTCGGCCGGCGGCCGGTCCTCCTGGCAGCGCTGGCGGGACAGGCGGTCGCGATGTTGATATTCGCCACCGCCGGTGGCGTTGCCGCGCTGCTGACCGCCCGCATCGTTCAGGGCCTCTCGGCGGGCGCCGCGTTGGGTGCCGTCGGCGCTGGCATGGTCGACATCGATCGGGCCCGCGGAGCCACCGCCAACGCGGTCGCCCCCGCCGCCGGCACGGCCACCGGTGCCCTGGCCTCAGCCCTGACCGTCCAGTACCTGCCGGCGCCCACCCAACTGGTCTACTACCTGCTGCTGGCACTCTTCGTCCTCCAGGCGGGCGGTGTGGTCCTGCTCGCGGAAACCGCACGGCCCACGCCGGGAGCGCTGGCCAGCCTGGTTCCGCACCTGGCCCTGCCGCGCCGGCTGCGTCGCCCCGTCGCGATCGTCACACCCGCGCTGCTCGCGGTGTGGGCGTTCGCCGGATTTCACGGCTCGCTCGGCCCCGCCCTCACCAAGAGCCTGGTTCGTTCGACCTCGGCCGGCTACGGCGGACTCAGCCTGTTCCTGTTCATGGCGGTCGCGGCGGCATCGGTCTTCCTCCTGCGTGCCGTACCTGCCCGCACCGTGCTCCACGTGTCGCTGCTCGCGTTGATCGCCGCAGTCGGCGTCTCCCTCGTGTCGATCGGCACCGGCGCGGTCGCGGGTTTCCTCCTCGGCAGCGCGGTGGCCGGCGTCGGGTTCGGTGGCGGGCTGAACGGCAGCGTCCGGCTGGTCGTGCCACTCGCCGGGCCGCACGAGCGGGCCGGGATCCTCTCGCTGCTGTACGCCGTGTCGTACCTCGGCATGGGCGTACCCGTCGTGGTCGGCGGACTACTCGTCGAGCACGGCGGCGGCCTGCTCGCCACGAGCCTGGGGTACGGGATCGCCGTCATCGTCCTCGCCGCCGCAGCGCTGGCCGGACTCGTGGCCGCACCGGCCCGGCCAGCGCCGGCCCGGTGCGGCGTCGCCCCTGGCGCCACACATCGATCACGATCGATGAGCGGCTAG
- a CDS encoding YciI family protein, with the protein MQFDQHTVVLLVRPPDAPELPQDALDRLQDAHLAHQAGLVEQGLVLAAGPFVDADDERLRGFVVLSISPVEARELYANDPAVRAGRLAVQVMSWMVPEGIIRFESVPVPRSMLEAAAGD; encoded by the coding sequence ATGCAATTCGACCAGCACACGGTCGTGCTTCTGGTCCGTCCGCCGGACGCGCCGGAGCTGCCGCAGGACGCGCTCGACCGGCTGCAGGACGCCCACCTGGCGCACCAGGCCGGGCTGGTGGAGCAAGGCCTCGTCCTCGCGGCCGGGCCGTTCGTGGACGCCGACGACGAGCGCCTGCGCGGCTTCGTGGTGCTCTCCATCTCGCCGGTCGAGGCCCGTGAGCTGTACGCCAACGACCCGGCGGTCCGGGCCGGTCGGCTGGCCGTCCAGGTGATGAGCTGGATGGTTCCGGAGGGGATCATCCGGTTCGAGAGCGTCCCAGTCCCCCGCTCGATGCTCGAGGCGGCGGCCGGCGACTAG
- a CDS encoding GntR family transcriptional regulator has product MAEAKQMLSGRIYTTLREAILRGDYAPGEPLKPQELAGAHGVSLAVVREALVRLVGDGLADRLANRGFAVPTRSDQRWQDLAEARRTIEPATLRLAIAHGDLDWEARVRAAHHRLARTPGYEPGDGRRVNPEWSRAHRDFHRALLEGSGNAVLLATFDRLWLASELARNWAADRAPDRDFIGEHRQLEEAALARDADTASALLERHLSLTAASLTVDRDD; this is encoded by the coding sequence ATGGCTGAGGCGAAACAGATGCTCTCCGGGCGGATCTACACCACCCTGCGGGAGGCGATCCTGCGCGGCGACTACGCACCCGGCGAACCGCTCAAGCCGCAGGAACTGGCCGGAGCACACGGCGTGAGCCTCGCGGTGGTGCGGGAGGCGCTGGTGCGCCTGGTCGGCGACGGGCTCGCCGACCGGCTCGCCAACCGCGGCTTCGCCGTACCCACCCGGTCCGACCAGCGCTGGCAGGACCTCGCCGAGGCCCGCCGCACAATCGAACCGGCGACCCTGCGGCTGGCGATCGCACACGGCGACCTGGACTGGGAGGCACGCGTACGCGCCGCCCATCACCGACTCGCGCGCACGCCCGGGTACGAACCCGGCGACGGCCGGCGCGTCAACCCGGAGTGGTCACGCGCGCACCGCGACTTCCACCGCGCACTGCTGGAGGGCAGCGGGAACGCGGTGCTGCTGGCGACGTTCGACCGGCTGTGGCTCGCCAGCGAGCTCGCCCGGAACTGGGCGGCTGATCGCGCTCCCGATCGTGACTTCATCGGCGAACACCGCCAACTGGAGGAGGCGGCGCTGGCCCGGGACGCGGACACGGCGTCCGCACTGCTCGAACGACACCTGTCGCTGACCGCCGCCAGCCTCACCGTCGACAGGGACGACTGA
- a CDS encoding YbhB/YbcL family Raf kinase inhibitor-like protein gives MNDPFARLPEAETFTVTSSTVTDGASFGAAQMSGIFGVPGGKDISPQLSWAGAPEGTKSYAVTVYDPDAPTGSGFWHWAVADIPAAVTSLPEGAGDDTGTGLPDGAFQLPNDARVARFIGAAPPAGHGPHRYVMVVHALDVESIGVAADATPAVLGFTIASHILARAVLTAIAENPA, from the coding sequence GTGAACGACCCGTTCGCCCGCCTGCCCGAGGCGGAAACCTTCACGGTCACCAGCAGCACCGTCACGGACGGCGCCTCGTTCGGCGCCGCGCAGATGTCCGGGATCTTCGGCGTGCCCGGCGGCAAGGACATCTCGCCGCAGCTGTCCTGGGCCGGCGCCCCCGAGGGCACCAAGAGCTACGCCGTCACCGTCTACGACCCGGACGCCCCCACCGGCTCCGGCTTCTGGCACTGGGCGGTCGCCGACATCCCCGCCGCCGTCACCAGCCTCCCGGAGGGTGCGGGCGACGACACCGGCACCGGCCTCCCCGACGGAGCGTTTCAGCTGCCCAACGACGCCCGCGTCGCCCGCTTCATCGGCGCCGCCCCACCCGCCGGTCACGGCCCGCACCGGTACGTGATGGTCGTCCACGCGCTCGACGTCGAGTCCATCGGTGTGGCGGCGGACGCGACACCGGCGGTCCTCGGCTTCACCATCGCCAGCCACATCCTGGCCCGTGCGGTCCTGACCGCCATCGCCGAGAACCCGGCCTGA
- a CDS encoding DEAD/DEAH box helicase has product MTLTAALPASANPDTLFDAFAGWASARDLDLYPHQEEAVIEIVSGANLIMNTPTGSGKSLVAIAAHFAALADDRTTFYTAPIKALVSEKFFALCEVFGAENVGMLTGDASVNPDAPIICCTAEILANLSLREGARADVGQVVMDEFHFYAEPDRGWAWQVPLIELPQAQFVLMSATLGDTTRFVDDLTRRTGRPTAVVRSAERPVPLLFSYAMTPLHETLEELLETKQAPVYVVHFTQAAALERAQALMSVNVCTRAEKDMIATAIGSFRFTSGFGKTLSRLVRHGIGVHHAGMLPKYRRLVETLAQAGLLKVICGTDTLGVGINVPIRTVLFTGLSKYDGTRTRLLKAREFHQIAGRAGRAGFDTLGRVVVQAPEHVIENTKALAKAGDDPKKRRKVVKKKPPEGSIGWGEPTFQRLVEAEPEPLTSSFQVSHSMLLNVIGRPGDAFAAMRHLLTDNHEDLAAQRRHIRRAIAIYRALRAGGVVEELPEPDETGRRVRLTVDLQLDFALNQPLSPLALAAIELLDRESPAYALDVLSVIESILDDPRQVLSAQQFKARGEAVAAMKAEGIEYEARLELLDEVTWPRPLAELLESAYEMYRQGHPWVADHQLSPKSVVRDMYERAMTFTEYVQFYGLSRSEGLVLRYLADAYKTLRQTVPEDAKTEELVDLIEWLGELVRQVDSSLIDEWERLRNPSDVEEVAASLDDRPAAVTRNTRAFRVLVRNALFRRVELAALRRWDLLGELDAGTGWDADAWADALEPYFDSYDSIGTGPDARGPALLMIDQGRERWAVRQILDDPEGDHDWGISGEVDLAASDEAGAAAVRITGVGQL; this is encoded by the coding sequence ATGACACTCACCGCCGCGCTGCCGGCCAGCGCCAACCCCGACACCCTCTTCGACGCGTTCGCCGGCTGGGCGTCCGCGCGCGACCTCGACCTCTACCCCCACCAGGAAGAGGCGGTCATCGAGATCGTATCCGGCGCGAATTTGATCATGAATACGCCGACCGGATCCGGCAAGAGCCTGGTGGCGATCGCGGCCCACTTCGCCGCCCTGGCCGACGACCGGACAACCTTCTACACCGCGCCGATCAAGGCCCTGGTGTCGGAGAAGTTCTTCGCGCTGTGCGAGGTCTTCGGCGCCGAGAACGTCGGCATGCTCACCGGCGACGCCAGCGTCAACCCGGATGCCCCGATCATCTGCTGCACCGCGGAGATCCTGGCCAACCTCTCGCTGCGGGAGGGCGCCCGCGCCGACGTCGGCCAGGTGGTCATGGACGAGTTCCACTTCTACGCCGAGCCGGACCGGGGTTGGGCCTGGCAGGTACCACTGATCGAGCTGCCGCAGGCCCAGTTCGTCCTGATGTCCGCCACGCTGGGCGACACCACCCGCTTCGTCGACGACCTGACCCGGCGTACCGGCCGGCCGACCGCCGTCGTCCGCTCGGCCGAACGACCCGTCCCGCTGCTCTTCTCGTACGCGATGACGCCGCTACACGAGACACTGGAGGAGTTGCTGGAGACCAAGCAGGCGCCGGTCTACGTCGTGCACTTCACCCAGGCCGCCGCGCTGGAACGCGCCCAGGCGCTGATGAGCGTGAACGTCTGTACGCGCGCGGAGAAGGACATGATCGCGACCGCGATCGGGAGCTTCCGGTTCACCTCCGGCTTCGGCAAGACCCTGTCCCGGCTGGTCCGGCACGGCATCGGCGTGCACCACGCCGGGATGCTGCCCAAGTACCGCCGCCTGGTGGAGACGCTCGCCCAGGCCGGACTCCTCAAGGTCATCTGCGGTACGGACACCCTCGGTGTCGGCATCAACGTGCCGATCCGCACCGTCCTCTTCACCGGCCTGTCGAAGTACGACGGCACCCGGACCCGGCTGCTCAAGGCCCGCGAGTTCCACCAGATCGCCGGGCGGGCCGGGCGGGCCGGTTTCGACACCCTCGGCCGGGTCGTCGTGCAGGCCCCCGAGCACGTCATCGAGAACACCAAGGCCCTCGCCAAGGCGGGCGACGACCCGAAGAAGCGCCGCAAGGTGGTCAAGAAGAAGCCACCGGAGGGGTCGATCGGCTGGGGCGAGCCGACCTTCCAGCGCCTGGTCGAGGCCGAGCCCGAGCCGTTGACCTCCAGCTTCCAGGTCAGTCACTCGATGCTGCTCAACGTCATCGGGCGCCCCGGCGACGCGTTCGCGGCGATGCGTCACCTGCTCACCGACAACCACGAGGACCTCGCCGCCCAGCGCCGGCACATCCGCCGGGCCATCGCGATCTACCGCGCGCTGCGGGCGGGTGGTGTGGTCGAGGAACTGCCCGAGCCGGACGAGACCGGGCGGCGGGTCCGGCTCACCGTCGACCTCCAGCTCGACTTCGCGCTCAACCAGCCGCTGTCACCGCTCGCCCTGGCCGCGATCGAGCTGCTGGACCGGGAGTCGCCGGCATACGCCCTCGACGTGCTCAGCGTGATCGAGTCGATCCTCGACGACCCCCGCCAGGTGCTCTCCGCACAGCAGTTCAAGGCCCGTGGCGAGGCGGTCGCCGCGATGAAGGCCGAGGGTATCGAGTACGAGGCCCGGCTCGAACTGCTCGACGAGGTGACCTGGCCCCGGCCGCTGGCCGAACTGCTGGAGAGCGCGTACGAGATGTACCGGCAGGGCCACCCGTGGGTCGCCGACCACCAGCTCTCCCCCAAGTCCGTGGTCCGGGACATGTACGAGCGGGCGATGACCTTCACCGAGTACGTGCAGTTCTACGGGCTGTCTCGGTCCGAGGGGCTGGTGCTGCGATATCTCGCCGACGCGTACAAGACGCTGCGGCAGACCGTCCCCGAGGACGCCAAGACCGAGGAACTTGTCGATCTCATCGAATGGCTGGGTGAGCTGGTCCGCCAGGTCGACTCCAGCCTCATCGACGAATGGGAGCGGCTGCGCAACCCGTCCGACGTCGAGGAGGTCGCCGCGTCGCTGGACGACCGGCCGGCGGCGGTCACCCGCAACACGCGGGCGTTCCGGGTGCTGGTGCGCAACGCCCTGTTCCGCCGGGTCGAGCTGGCGGCCCTGCGCCGCTGGGATCTACTCGGGGAACTCGACGCCGGGACCGGCTGGGACGCGGACGCGTGGGCGGACGCGTTGGAGCCGTACTTCGACTCGTACGACTCGATCGGCACCGGCCCGGACGCCCGCGGGCCCGCACTACTCATGATCGACCAGGGTCGGGAGCGGTGGGCCGTCCGGCAGATTCTGGACGACCCCGAAGGCGACCACGACTGGGGCATCAGCGGCGAGGTCGACCTCGCCGCCTCCGACGAGGCGGGCGCCGCAGCCGTCCGGATCACCGGCGTGGGCCAGCTCTGA